The Maridesulfovibrio sp. genomic sequence ATCACAACCTCGCCATTACCCTTGTTATGTCTGCAGCACAGTCATTGATACCGCAGTTGGAAGAAGGCAAGTGCGCACCGCTGCCCAAGCCGGGTGAAGAAGTGCTCAAGGCTTTCGAAGCCCTCGGGCTCACATGGAATCAGGAAGGCACTGTAAACCGCCAGTACGCAGTATTTACCCCGTTCCCCTACTCCGGCGGCTGCGAAGTCTGTTATCTGGAAGACACCTGTCCCAAGAGCCAGACACGTAAGCAGTAGTTTTTAGGCACAAAATTCAAAGCCCGCCGGACTATCTGATCTGGCGGGCTTTTTGTTTTCCAAAAGGAAAACCATACTGAAATGCTAGCGATATTTTTCATAAATTTTATTAATGGTACCATCTGCAATTAATTTTTTAAGCGCTCTATCAAACCTCGGGACAGCTTTCTTTTTACTTGGATGAAACCGAATCATCATTTTCACAGAATTACATGGTTCACTGGCAATAAGCTGCCCCTCAGCATCACGTTCCTTGACTGCGTATATAGCAAAATCTTTGTTCATAATAGCCTGGTGCAACCTCCCGGCAAGCAGCATCTGGACAAGCTTATTCTCATTTTTTACCGCATAAGCTGTTAACATACCTTTTTCAAAATAAGGACCATAGACAGGATAAGTGTATCCGTAAACCGTCCCTATGGTTTCACCCAGCAAGTCATCAGGCATGTTTACCATCTGGTAGTACTTGGAATTATATAAGATTATCTGCTCAGAAACTGCGAAAGGGATACTGTAAACACCGGGAACCTTGGCATGTTTCCTCCAAACAGGATTAGCCATTGGTTCTATATCAACCTGTCCGGAATCAAATTTATATAATCCCCGCTTATACGGAACATCTACAAATTCAAAATTATCGCCGGTTTCCTTTGTTAACGCCGTAAAAAGATCACGTACAATACCACTTTGAGGACTATCTGAATTAAAATAATAAGGAGGAAAAGACTCACAATAACGCATAACACGAAAAGTCTCAGCCCTGATTTTTCCTGTCAGAAAAGGACTAAAAACAAAAAAGGCTATCCCCAAAAAAATAGCAAAACGTTTCATGCCTTACTCCCCGAAAGCAGCATTCAACAAAA encodes the following:
- a CDS encoding transporter substrate-binding domain-containing protein, yielding MKRFAIFLGIAFFVFSPFLTGKIRAETFRVMRYCESFPPYYFNSDSPQSGIVRDLFTALTKETGDNFEFVDVPYKRGLYKFDSGQVDIEPMANPVWRKHAKVPGVYSIPFAVSEQIILYNSKYYQMVNMPDDLLGETIGTVYGYTYPVYGPYFEKGMLTAYAVKNENKLVQMLLAGRLHQAIMNKDFAIYAVKERDAEGQLIASEPCNSVKMMIRFHPSKKKAVPRFDRALKKLIADGTINKIYEKYR